The following proteins are co-located in the Pyrococcus abyssi GE5 genome:
- a CDS encoding DUF835 domain-containing protein, which translates to MIPFFKEVLMGIPFLVIYVVLFYHYHISRNSSYLMYFSLAFLSLGVGIMVEDAYLAGLAFFSSFFWIGVIQFLRRLGGFKGLNLKYLLYVAPTSLASYMFFLDRSEVITLVIVSLMLTLLAIMLAFKKVKLTSVFLVLLVLVSVFGYYSDLAKYLFVIIATTLGYFLIVETKIDLRKTILSPPSTGEELKLKPGVIFAETIPEDILKVALVFSRKPGKGERWFWVTKLKSSDVNTIEPTNLPKILSLAVDYLKKKGVVVIDCLDYLILENGFESVIKFMAHLRDYAVMHGSSVIILGPLEGLSDKEKVMLKRALGEEDV; encoded by the coding sequence ATGATTCCGTTTTTTAAGGAGGTTCTAATGGGGATCCCGTTTCTGGTGATTTACGTTGTCCTATTTTATCACTATCACATCTCTAGGAATTCGTCTTATTTGATGTACTTCTCCCTGGCGTTCCTATCATTGGGAGTGGGAATTATGGTGGAGGATGCCTACCTGGCTGGATTAGCCTTTTTCTCCTCATTCTTCTGGATAGGCGTGATTCAATTTCTCAGGAGGTTGGGCGGTTTTAAGGGTTTAAACTTAAAATACCTCCTATATGTGGCCCCCACATCATTAGCCAGTTATATGTTCTTTTTAGACAGATCTGAAGTAATAACGTTGGTGATAGTTTCGTTAATGCTAACTCTCCTTGCGATTATGCTAGCATTCAAGAAGGTGAAGCTTACCTCTGTATTCTTGGTGCTCCTTGTGCTCGTATCTGTTTTTGGGTATTACTCAGATTTAGCCAAGTATCTCTTTGTAATCATCGCAACAACCCTTGGCTACTTCCTTATAGTCGAGACTAAGATAGACCTTAGGAAAACAATACTAAGCCCACCGAGCACAGGTGAGGAGCTAAAGTTAAAACCGGGTGTTATATTCGCTGAGACAATTCCTGAAGATATTCTAAAAGTCGCCTTGGTCTTTTCAAGAAAGCCTGGCAAAGGCGAGAGGTGGTTCTGGGTTACGAAGCTTAAATCATCCGATGTTAATACAATAGAGCCCACGAATCTTCCAAAAATCTTAAGCTTGGCGGTTGATTACCTAAAGAAGAAAGGCGTCGTGGTTATTGATTGCTTGGATTATCTAATCCTTGAAAATGGATTTGAATCTGTGATAAAGTTTATGGCCCACCTTAGGGATTATGCTGTTATGCATGGCTCGAGCGTTATAATCCTGGGCCCCCTTGAAGGGTTATCGGATAAGGAGAAGGTGATGCTGAAGAGGGCCTTGGGTGAGGAAGATGTTTAG
- a CDS encoding [protein ADP-ribosylglutamate] hydrolase — protein MFRVVHGDITRFKAEAIVNAANKYLEHGGGVAYAIAKAASGDVSEYIRISKEEMRKQIGRDWIEHGEVVVTPPLNLAKNGVKYVIHTVGPYCGGKWDEDKRKKLELAILGALKKADELGVRSIAFPAISAGIYGCPLEEVVKTFKLVVNEFLKSAKNVTDVYLVLYSERDYEVALKVLERDEL, from the coding sequence ATGTTTAGAGTTGTTCATGGGGATATAACGAGGTTTAAAGCGGAGGCAATTGTGAATGCCGCAAATAAGTACCTAGAACACGGAGGAGGAGTTGCATATGCAATTGCAAAGGCTGCCAGCGGAGATGTTTCGGAGTACATAAGGATAAGCAAGGAGGAGATGAGAAAGCAAATAGGTAGGGACTGGATTGAGCATGGGGAAGTCGTCGTAACCCCGCCCTTGAACCTCGCCAAAAACGGTGTTAAGTACGTGATACACACTGTTGGACCCTACTGTGGAGGAAAGTGGGACGAGGATAAGAGGAAAAAGTTAGAGCTGGCAATACTCGGAGCGTTGAAGAAAGCGGATGAGCTTGGGGTAAGGAGCATTGCGTTTCCAGCGATAAGTGCCGGCATATATGGATGTCCACTTGAGGAAGTCGTTAAGACGTTTAAGCTCGTCGTTAATGAATTTCTAAAATCTGCGAAAAACGTTACTGATGTTTATCTCGTTTTGTACTCTGAAAGGGATTATGAAGTTGCATTGAAAGTCCTTGAGAGGGATGAATTATGA